The following proteins are co-located in the Castanea sativa cultivar Marrone di Chiusa Pesio chromosome 8, ASM4071231v1 genome:
- the LOC142608032 gene encoding polyadenylate-binding protein RBP47B' isoform X2 encodes MQWVTSAQAQVHVQDASTTPTMMTTSSQPSYHQPTSVEEVRTLWIGDLQYWVDENYLHNCFAHTGEVISIKIIRNKITGQPEGYGFVEFVSHAAAERILQSHNGAQMPGTEQTFRLNWASFGIGERRPDAGPEHSIFVGDLAPDVTDYLLQETFRVNYPSVRGAKVVTDPNTGHSKGYGFVKFSDEAERNRAMTEMNGLYCSTRPMRISAAIPKKITAFQPYATPKVAAYPTTAPAVLPAEYDVNYTTIFVRNLDPNVTEEELKQTFLQFGEIAYVKIPVGKGCGFVQFGTRASAEEAIQKMQGKMIGQQIVRISWGRSPTAKQDVPGSWGQQVDPSQWSVYYGYGQGYDAYTYGATQDPSLYAYNSYGGYANYPQQVEGVQDMAAMTRAVPAIDQREELYDPLATPDVDKLNAAYLSIHGSAILGRPLWQKTSSLSQQT; translated from the exons atgcAGTGGGTGACGAGCGCGCAAGCACAAGTGCATGTACAAGACGCATCGACAACACCGACGATGATGACGACGTCGTCTCAGCCCAGCTACCATCAGCCTACTTCCGTCGAAGAAGTCCGTACTCTCTGGATTGGCGATTTGCAGTACTGGGTCGACGAGAACTACCTCCATAATTGTTTTGCTCACACCGGCGag GTTATTTCAATAAAGATTATACGTAACAAGATCACTGGCCAGCCTGAGGGTTACGGGTTTGTTGAGTTTGTTTCCCATGCAGCAGCTGAAAGGATTCTGCAGTCTCACAATGGCGCTCAAATGCCTGGAACTGAACAAACTTTCAGGTTGAATTGGGCTTCTTTTGGCATAGGGGAAAGACGTCCTGACGCTGGGCCTGAACATTCTATTTTTGTGGGTGATTTAGCTCCTGATGTTACTGATTATCTGTTACAAGAGACCTTTCGTGTTAATTATCCGTCTGTTAGAGGTGCCAAGGTTGTGACTGATCCAAATACTGGACACTCAAAGGGATatggatttgtcaaattttCTGATGAGGCCGAAAGAAATCGTGCTATGACTGAAATGAATGGTTTATATTGTTCAACGAGGCCAATGCGTATTAGTGCAGCTATACCAAAGAAGATCACTGCGTTTCAACCATATGCTACACCCAAAG TTGCAGCATATCCCACAACAGCGCCTGCTGTGCTTCCAGCAGAGTATGATGTAAATTATACTACG ATTTTTGTTCGGAACTTGGATCCTAATGTCACAGAAGAGGAGCTAAAGCAAACCTTTTTACAGTTTGGTGAAATTGCCTACGTCAAGATTCCTGTGGGCAAAGGATGCGGTTTTGTACAGTTTGGGACAAG AGCATCTGCTGAAGAAGCCATCCAAAAGATGCAGGGAAAGATGATTGGCCAACAAATTGTCCGCATTTCTTGGGGTAGGAGTCCAACAGCTAAACAG GACGTACCTGGTAGCTGGGGTCAGCAAGTAGATCCAAGTCAATGGAGTGTTTATTATGGTTATGGACAAGGCTATGATGCCTATACTTATGGGGCTACTCAGGATCCATCATTATATGCATACAACTCATATGGTGGTTACGCAAATTACCCACAGCAG GTTGAAGGTGTTCAGGACATGGCAGCTATGACAAGAGCCGTGCCTGCTATAGATCAAAGGGAGGAGTTATATGATCCCTTGGCTACACCTGATGTTGATAA GTTAAATGCTGCTTATCTCTCCATTCATGGAAGTGCCATTTTAGGACGACCCTTATGGCAGAAAACCTCATCACTCTCACAGCAAACTTAG
- the LOC142608032 gene encoding polyadenylate-binding protein RBP47B' isoform X3 — MQWVTSAQAQVHVQDASTTPTMMTTSSQPSYHQPTSVEEVRTLWIGDLQYWVDENYLHNCFAHTGEVISIKIIRNKITGQPEGYGFVEFVSHAAAERILQSHNGAQMPGTEQTFRLNWASFGIGERRPDAGPEHSIFVGDLAPDVTDYLLQETFRVNYPSVRGAKVVTDPNTGHSKGYGFVKFSDEAERNRAMTEMNGLYCSTRPMRISAAIPKKITAFQPYATPKAYPTTAPAVLPAEYDVNYTTIFVRNLDPNVTEEELKQTFLQFGEIAYVKIPVGKGCGFVQFGTRASAEEAIQKMQGKMIGQQIVRISWGRSPTAKQDVPGSWGQQVDPSQWSVYYGYGQGYDAYTYGATQDPSLYAYNSYGGYANYPQQVEGVQDMAAMTRAVPAIDQREELYDPLATPDVDKLNAAYLSIHGSAILGRPLWQKTSSLSQQT; from the exons atgcAGTGGGTGACGAGCGCGCAAGCACAAGTGCATGTACAAGACGCATCGACAACACCGACGATGATGACGACGTCGTCTCAGCCCAGCTACCATCAGCCTACTTCCGTCGAAGAAGTCCGTACTCTCTGGATTGGCGATTTGCAGTACTGGGTCGACGAGAACTACCTCCATAATTGTTTTGCTCACACCGGCGag GTTATTTCAATAAAGATTATACGTAACAAGATCACTGGCCAGCCTGAGGGTTACGGGTTTGTTGAGTTTGTTTCCCATGCAGCAGCTGAAAGGATTCTGCAGTCTCACAATGGCGCTCAAATGCCTGGAACTGAACAAACTTTCAGGTTGAATTGGGCTTCTTTTGGCATAGGGGAAAGACGTCCTGACGCTGGGCCTGAACATTCTATTTTTGTGGGTGATTTAGCTCCTGATGTTACTGATTATCTGTTACAAGAGACCTTTCGTGTTAATTATCCGTCTGTTAGAGGTGCCAAGGTTGTGACTGATCCAAATACTGGACACTCAAAGGGATatggatttgtcaaattttCTGATGAGGCCGAAAGAAATCGTGCTATGACTGAAATGAATGGTTTATATTGTTCAACGAGGCCAATGCGTATTAGTGCAGCTATACCAAAGAAGATCACTGCGTTTCAACCATATGCTACACCCAAAG CATATCCCACAACAGCGCCTGCTGTGCTTCCAGCAGAGTATGATGTAAATTATACTACG ATTTTTGTTCGGAACTTGGATCCTAATGTCACAGAAGAGGAGCTAAAGCAAACCTTTTTACAGTTTGGTGAAATTGCCTACGTCAAGATTCCTGTGGGCAAAGGATGCGGTTTTGTACAGTTTGGGACAAG AGCATCTGCTGAAGAAGCCATCCAAAAGATGCAGGGAAAGATGATTGGCCAACAAATTGTCCGCATTTCTTGGGGTAGGAGTCCAACAGCTAAACAG GACGTACCTGGTAGCTGGGGTCAGCAAGTAGATCCAAGTCAATGGAGTGTTTATTATGGTTATGGACAAGGCTATGATGCCTATACTTATGGGGCTACTCAGGATCCATCATTATATGCATACAACTCATATGGTGGTTACGCAAATTACCCACAGCAG GTTGAAGGTGTTCAGGACATGGCAGCTATGACAAGAGCCGTGCCTGCTATAGATCAAAGGGAGGAGTTATATGATCCCTTGGCTACACCTGATGTTGATAA GTTAAATGCTGCTTATCTCTCCATTCATGGAAGTGCCATTTTAGGACGACCCTTATGGCAGAAAACCTCATCACTCTCACAGCAAACTTAG
- the LOC142608032 gene encoding polyadenylate-binding protein RBP47B' isoform X1: MQWVTSAQAQVHVQDASTTPTMMTTSSQPSYHQPTSVEEVRTLWIGDLQYWVDENYLHNCFAHTGEVISIKIIRNKITGQPEGYGFVEFVSHAAAERILQSHNGAQMPGTEQTFRLNWASFGIGERRPDAGPEHSIFVGDLAPDVTDYLLQETFRVNYPSVRGAKVVTDPNTGHSKGYGFVKFSDEAERNRAMTEMNGLYCSTRPMRISAAIPKKITAFQPYATPKVYSVAAYPTTAPAVLPAEYDVNYTTIFVRNLDPNVTEEELKQTFLQFGEIAYVKIPVGKGCGFVQFGTRASAEEAIQKMQGKMIGQQIVRISWGRSPTAKQDVPGSWGQQVDPSQWSVYYGYGQGYDAYTYGATQDPSLYAYNSYGGYANYPQQVEGVQDMAAMTRAVPAIDQREELYDPLATPDVDKLNAAYLSIHGSAILGRPLWQKTSSLSQQT, encoded by the exons atgcAGTGGGTGACGAGCGCGCAAGCACAAGTGCATGTACAAGACGCATCGACAACACCGACGATGATGACGACGTCGTCTCAGCCCAGCTACCATCAGCCTACTTCCGTCGAAGAAGTCCGTACTCTCTGGATTGGCGATTTGCAGTACTGGGTCGACGAGAACTACCTCCATAATTGTTTTGCTCACACCGGCGag GTTATTTCAATAAAGATTATACGTAACAAGATCACTGGCCAGCCTGAGGGTTACGGGTTTGTTGAGTTTGTTTCCCATGCAGCAGCTGAAAGGATTCTGCAGTCTCACAATGGCGCTCAAATGCCTGGAACTGAACAAACTTTCAGGTTGAATTGGGCTTCTTTTGGCATAGGGGAAAGACGTCCTGACGCTGGGCCTGAACATTCTATTTTTGTGGGTGATTTAGCTCCTGATGTTACTGATTATCTGTTACAAGAGACCTTTCGTGTTAATTATCCGTCTGTTAGAGGTGCCAAGGTTGTGACTGATCCAAATACTGGACACTCAAAGGGATatggatttgtcaaattttCTGATGAGGCCGAAAGAAATCGTGCTATGACTGAAATGAATGGTTTATATTGTTCAACGAGGCCAATGCGTATTAGTGCAGCTATACCAAAGAAGATCACTGCGTTTCAACCATATGCTACACCCAAAG TATATTCAGTTGCAGCATATCCCACAACAGCGCCTGCTGTGCTTCCAGCAGAGTATGATGTAAATTATACTACG ATTTTTGTTCGGAACTTGGATCCTAATGTCACAGAAGAGGAGCTAAAGCAAACCTTTTTACAGTTTGGTGAAATTGCCTACGTCAAGATTCCTGTGGGCAAAGGATGCGGTTTTGTACAGTTTGGGACAAG AGCATCTGCTGAAGAAGCCATCCAAAAGATGCAGGGAAAGATGATTGGCCAACAAATTGTCCGCATTTCTTGGGGTAGGAGTCCAACAGCTAAACAG GACGTACCTGGTAGCTGGGGTCAGCAAGTAGATCCAAGTCAATGGAGTGTTTATTATGGTTATGGACAAGGCTATGATGCCTATACTTATGGGGCTACTCAGGATCCATCATTATATGCATACAACTCATATGGTGGTTACGCAAATTACCCACAGCAG GTTGAAGGTGTTCAGGACATGGCAGCTATGACAAGAGCCGTGCCTGCTATAGATCAAAGGGAGGAGTTATATGATCCCTTGGCTACACCTGATGTTGATAA GTTAAATGCTGCTTATCTCTCCATTCATGGAAGTGCCATTTTAGGACGACCCTTATGGCAGAAAACCTCATCACTCTCACAGCAAACTTAG